Proteins from a genomic interval of Pseudodesulfovibrio nedwellii:
- a CDS encoding phage regulatory CII family protein has product MFEKNLTKKMQDVVLEGRIPAKEVSRVIRKPYSTLLRELNPFDTHAKLGAETMFEIVKVTHNVAIIEFMAREMGYTLMPVEGVKTGKPRSTNLMRGREATM; this is encoded by the coding sequence ATGTTTGAGAAGAATCTGACCAAGAAAATGCAGGACGTGGTCCTGGAGGGTCGCATTCCGGCCAAGGAAGTGTCCCGAGTCATCAGGAAGCCGTATTCGACACTGCTTCGTGAGCTCAATCCGTTTGACACACATGCCAAACTTGGCGCCGAAACCATGTTCGAAATTGTGAAGGTAACGCACAACGTTGCCATCATTGAATTCATGGCTCGGGAAATGGGTTACACCCTCATGCCTGTTGAGGGCGTGAAAACGGGCAAGCCCCGGTCAACCAACCTCATGCGCGGTCGGGAAGCTACCATGTAG
- a CDS encoding class II fructose-bisphosphate aldolase, with product MSQDTFKKALAVGRPPNVVQNFPGSQALLVSGKVIDRAMTAKGGAMTIAANGRNIFIIEGALKAAQRANAAIIIEIARSEATYCPTTLWNIARRVDYLCNKLGITIPVAVHADHYFIKSWDGVAEAKAEIPSVFDAGITSIAIDASHMTDDLNLLANLVVAPTIPTWAGYETEIGEIKGEFGLSSPVEAKFLCQGLNAHNFCPDWIALNNGTTHGIEASGEGIQVDLTAKIHETLKPYGTSGAQHGTSGNDSARLREIAAQTATTKANVATALQMIGWGVKVNEFGNAIMDGDHFAKVTGTGVDDALWDEMVAYADDNGISGGNYKKLNLVFERRWQGQSQAIRQRMADNVEGFVYDLLVNVFNAQDTAPIAYDLILEAGSYDLGPKAKQFEDPAEWTEEKIKAMAASIDTDKGPEGDFDD from the coding sequence ATGTCCCAGGATACTTTCAAAAAAGCACTCGCCGTCGGTCGTCCGCCGAACGTCGTTCAAAATTTCCCAGGTTCCCAGGCACTGCTTGTCAGTGGCAAGGTCATTGATCGTGCCATGACTGCCAAAGGCGGCGCCATGACCATCGCAGCAAACGGCCGCAACATCTTCATTATCGAAGGCGCTCTCAAAGCAGCCCAGCGTGCCAACGCTGCCATCATCATTGAAATCGCACGTTCCGAAGCCACATACTGCCCCACCACCTTGTGGAACATTGCACGCAGAGTCGATTATCTGTGTAACAAGCTCGGCATTACCATCCCGGTAGCCGTGCACGCAGACCACTATTTCATTAAATCATGGGATGGCGTGGCCGAGGCCAAAGCGGAAATCCCATCGGTATTCGATGCAGGCATCACTTCCATCGCCATCGATGCCTCACACATGACTGACGACCTCAACCTTCTTGCCAACCTCGTTGTTGCGCCAACTATCCCGACATGGGCCGGTTACGAAACGGAGATCGGTGAGATTAAAGGCGAATTTGGCCTGTCCAGTCCGGTGGAAGCCAAGTTTTTGTGCCAAGGACTCAATGCCCACAATTTTTGCCCTGACTGGATCGCTCTCAACAACGGCACCACCCACGGCATTGAGGCATCTGGTGAAGGAATTCAGGTCGATCTGACCGCTAAAATCCATGAAACGCTTAAACCGTATGGCACCTCCGGTGCACAGCACGGTACTTCCGGCAATGATTCTGCTCGCCTGCGCGAAATTGCAGCACAGACAGCCACCACCAAAGCCAACGTGGCCACAGCCCTTCAGATGATCGGTTGGGGAGTGAAGGTCAATGAATTCGGCAATGCCATCATGGACGGCGATCACTTTGCCAAGGTGACCGGTACAGGCGTGGATGATGCATTGTGGGATGAGATGGTCGCATACGCTGACGACAACGGCATTTCTGGCGGCAACTACAAGAAGCTCAATCTCGTCTTCGAACGCCGCTGGCAGGGCCAAAGTCAGGCAATACGTCAACGCATGGCAGACAATGTGGAAGGATTCGTCTACGACCTTCTGGTCAACGTTTTCAACGCACAGGACACTGCTCCGATTGCATACGACCTGATCCTTGAAGCAGGCTCCTACGACCTCGGCCCCAAAGCCAAACAATTTGAAGATCCTGCCGAATGGACCGAGGAAAAAATCAAGGCCATGGCTGCCTCGATTGACACCGACAAAGGTCCCGAAGGCGACTTCGACGACTAA
- a CDS encoding substrate-binding periplasmic protein — protein MIRLAYTVFFLLLMANFACAEQVLVISVENKDWAGHYQWVKGELTGIDADIFRRVASELGYAIEFIPFPWKRATQMAEDSLTDGVFDLASTARRGSVLHFVDTPLSQETIVFWVKPDSDFSYQGRFSKSLRLGIMHGEDWSRWFEESGTPIVTSFTSFGAAFSSLEAGRIDVFANYLTSTRELINKHGFEEEIVPSLPIIPNYYYVALSRKPGHRALSKKLSKSLAKFFDSPAYADLLKIYGVKNPDNAFHPSRSLNQ, from the coding sequence ATGATACGATTGGCATATACTGTTTTTTTTCTGTTATTGATGGCAAATTTTGCTTGTGCAGAGCAGGTGCTTGTTATCAGCGTGGAAAATAAGGATTGGGCCGGACATTATCAGTGGGTTAAGGGCGAGTTGACGGGGATTGATGCTGACATTTTTCGTCGTGTGGCGAGTGAGCTCGGATATGCAATAGAATTTATACCGTTTCCCTGGAAACGTGCGACTCAGATGGCTGAAGATTCATTGACGGACGGTGTTTTTGATCTGGCATCAACAGCCCGCCGGGGATCAGTATTGCATTTTGTGGATACTCCATTGAGTCAGGAAACGATTGTTTTTTGGGTCAAGCCGGACAGTGATTTTTCTTATCAAGGGCGATTCTCAAAGTCATTACGGCTTGGAATTATGCATGGTGAGGATTGGAGTCGGTGGTTTGAAGAAAGCGGCACGCCTATAGTAACCTCTTTTACTTCCTTTGGGGCGGCCTTCAGCAGTCTTGAAGCTGGCCGGATTGATGTTTTTGCTAATTATCTTACCTCAACTCGGGAATTAATTAATAAGCATGGTTTTGAAGAAGAAATTGTTCCTTCTTTACCAATTATTCCAAATTACTATTATGTAGCATTGAGCCGCAAACCTGGACATCGTGCTCTGTCCAAAAAGTTGTCTAAGTCGTTGGCAAAGTTTTTCGATAGTCCTGCGTATGCCGATTTGTTAAAAATATATGGGGTGAAGAATCCGGATAATGCATTTCATCCTTCCAGAAGTCTTAATCAGTGA
- a CDS encoding substrate-binding periplasmic protein, translating into MTFVFLLTMRAILIPQMGRAELMNFLLVRIVYCVFFVVLLTGISANAGQPLAFGVDDRDWAGHYQWANGALVGIDADVLRTVANKLGYSIVFMPLPWPRVMLMAKEKSIDGVLDLAPTVQRKEFLSYVSTPISMESTVFWVKRGSSYHYSGAFDSSMRIGLMHGSDWSDRFAREGMPTVEVFYSYQAVFNSLIAGRIDAFGGYLAPTQDQVRRLGFVGKVEPSEPMLHGLSYSIAFTQKGEHIRLAKTFSDALKVFYKSAEYDRLLEQYGGVDIRPWLKSKEGRVR; encoded by the coding sequence ATGACCTTTGTCTTTTTGTTAACTATGAGGGCAATACTTATACCTCAAATGGGAAGGGCTGAGTTGATGAATTTCTTGTTGGTTCGTATTGTGTATTGCGTCTTTTTTGTTGTGCTGTTGACGGGTATTTCGGCCAATGCAGGACAACCTCTTGCGTTTGGTGTGGATGACCGTGATTGGGCAGGACATTATCAATGGGCGAACGGAGCATTGGTTGGTATTGATGCCGACGTGCTTCGTACGGTTGCGAATAAATTGGGATATTCGATTGTTTTCATGCCCCTGCCGTGGCCAAGGGTTATGCTTATGGCAAAAGAAAAGTCGATTGACGGGGTTCTCGATTTGGCTCCAACAGTTCAAAGGAAAGAGTTTCTTTCTTATGTCAGCACACCAATTTCTATGGAATCGACAGTGTTTTGGGTGAAAAGAGGAAGTTCTTATCACTATTCCGGGGCGTTTGATTCTTCCATGAGGATAGGGCTGATGCATGGTTCAGACTGGAGCGACAGATTCGCCCGCGAAGGCATGCCTACTGTAGAGGTCTTTTATTCCTATCAAGCTGTTTTTAACAGTTTGATTGCAGGGAGAATTGATGCATTTGGTGGGTATCTAGCCCCTACACAGGATCAGGTTCGTAGGTTGGGATTTGTGGGTAAGGTGGAACCTTCTGAGCCAATGCTTCATGGACTATCTTACTCCATTGCCTTTACACAGAAAGGAGAACATATCCGACTGGCCAAGACATTTTCTGATGCTCTGAAAGTCTTTTACAAGAGTGCTGAATATGATCGTTTGCTGGAGCAATACGGTGGTGTTGATATTCGCCCTTGGCTGAAGTCCAAAGAAGGAAGAGTTCGATAA
- the ychF gene encoding redox-regulated ATPase YchF, translated as MSLSIGIVGLPNVGKSTLFNALTKAQNAESANYAFCTIEPNKAVVPVPDSRLEVLSDLVKPQRVQSSTVDFVDIAGLVAGASKGEGLGNKFLGNIRETQAILHVVRCFDDDDVIHVANSVDPLRDIEVIETELILADVQVLESRLERMEKQLKGDKALAPKIEVAKKLLAHMDEVQPVSTFDSESKSLDELLVELHLITAKNVIYCANVDEEGVVEDNEYVKSVRALAEERGAEFVKISARMEEELVGLEDEDYQEFLESYGIEESGLHQIIRTGFHSLGLISYFTAGVKEVRAWTIYEGDKAPQAAGVIHTDFERGFIRAEIASYDHFVEHGSEAKCRSEGVLRVEGKDYVMKDGDVTHFLFNV; from the coding sequence ATGTCACTTAGTATCGGTATCGTCGGCCTGCCCAATGTCGGCAAATCTACTCTGTTCAATGCACTCACCAAAGCTCAGAATGCCGAAAGCGCAAACTACGCTTTTTGTACCATCGAGCCGAACAAGGCTGTAGTGCCGGTCCCGGACAGTCGCCTTGAAGTCTTGTCCGATTTGGTCAAGCCGCAACGAGTCCAAAGTTCTACTGTGGATTTTGTGGATATCGCTGGGCTGGTGGCTGGTGCCAGCAAAGGCGAAGGCCTTGGCAATAAGTTCCTTGGCAATATTCGCGAGACTCAGGCTATTTTGCATGTGGTTCGGTGTTTTGACGATGATGACGTAATTCATGTCGCCAATTCTGTTGATCCGTTGCGCGACATAGAAGTTATCGAAACCGAGCTGATCCTGGCTGATGTTCAGGTTTTGGAAAGCCGGCTTGAACGCATGGAAAAGCAACTTAAGGGTGACAAGGCGTTGGCTCCGAAGATTGAGGTCGCCAAGAAGTTACTCGCTCATATGGACGAAGTTCAACCTGTCAGCACCTTTGACAGTGAAAGCAAGTCCTTGGATGAGTTGTTGGTGGAATTGCATTTGATTACGGCCAAGAATGTTATTTATTGCGCGAACGTGGACGAAGAAGGCGTTGTCGAGGACAATGAATATGTGAAGTCGGTCCGTGCGTTGGCAGAAGAACGTGGCGCCGAGTTCGTTAAAATTTCTGCCCGGATGGAAGAAGAATTGGTTGGCCTTGAAGACGAGGACTACCAAGAATTTCTTGAGTCCTACGGCATCGAAGAATCCGGTTTGCATCAGATTATCCGCACAGGGTTTCATTCGCTTGGATTGATCAGTTATTTTACGGCAGGCGTGAAGGAGGTCCGTGCTTGGACTATTTATGAGGGCGATAAAGCCCCTCAGGCTGCCGGTGTTATTCATACTGATTTTGAACGGGGATTTATTCGCGCTGAAATTGCCAGTTACGATCATTTTGTAGAACATGGTTCCGAGGCCAAATGCCGGAGCGAAGGCGTATTGCGTGTTGAAGGTAAAGACTACGTGATGAAGGACGGGGATGTGACGCATTTCCTGTTTAACGTATAG